One Turneriella parva DSM 21527 genomic region harbors:
- the coaD gene encoding pantetheine-phosphate adenylyltransferase yields the protein MKSAVYPGSFDPFTNGHLDIVERSIRFVDTLTIAVLKNTSKKSLFSPDERVEIIQEVLKDYPQVKVQTFEGLLVDFCRAHNTRIVIRGLRAVSDFDYEHAIFLMNRKLLPDLETIFLMAASDNSFISSTIVKEVAHFGGNIADQVPAIVLERMKKVHGNHG from the coding sequence GTGAAATCAGCAGTCTACCCCGGTAGCTTCGACCCGTTTACCAATGGTCACCTCGACATCGTCGAAAGGTCGATACGCTTCGTCGATACGCTGACAATCGCTGTCTTAAAGAATACATCGAAAAAGAGCCTCTTCTCACCCGACGAGCGCGTTGAAATTATTCAAGAAGTGCTCAAAGATTATCCGCAGGTGAAGGTGCAGACTTTCGAAGGGCTGCTGGTAGATTTTTGCCGCGCGCACAACACACGCATCGTCATTCGCGGCCTGCGCGCAGTCTCTGATTTCGATTATGAACATGCCATCTTTCTGATGAACCGAAAGCTATTGCCCGATCTCGAAACTATATTTCTGATGGCCGCGTCCGATAACTCATTTATCTCGAGCACCATCGTCAAAGAGGTTGCGCATTTCGGCGGCAACATTGCCGACCAGGTGCCGGCGATTGTGCTCGAACGCATGAAAAAGGTTCATGGCAACCATGGCTAA